The following is a genomic window from Dioscorea cayenensis subsp. rotundata cultivar TDr96_F1 chromosome 10, TDr96_F1_v2_PseudoChromosome.rev07_lg8_w22 25.fasta, whole genome shotgun sequence.
CTAACTTTTGACACATTACCTTGGTTTTGGCAGCAAATCCAAAGCGGGCTAGACTATTTCACGACAAATCACTTTCAAATGAAGATAACTATGAACCTTTCTTAAGTTAAGTTTTACATTGGAACAGTTCATCATTGTatgttgtcatttatttttcttgatattcAGATTTGGGACTTCTTTTGTCTCTGGTGAACATGGACATTTACAATGATGAGGTTGTGGAACTGCACTTGTCTATTACtggaattattattaattattcatagGCTATAGCACTTATCTATTACCATACCAGATTCAATAGTACTGTCAGCATACGTATTAGGTTATTTTCCATCTAATTTTCTTATTAACTAGGCTGCAATATCTATTTCACTATATTTTTACacatttaaatttgaatatatacaaGTAGAGTTTTTCTGTTGTATTACCCGCAAAATTTCTGTGTTGAAAATGTAATGTTGGTAGGATCCTTATATAAACTCATGCTGATGCCCAAAAATTACACAGTTTTCACATTATACTGTGTATCATATCATTTGGTTATAGATGCTCTAATTAGAAAGCGATTTTTATATACAGCAGTTCacatttttatctattttcagGTTGCTTTGGAAAAGTAATTGGTTCATACAAGAAAAGAGCTGCAAAATATTGTCACTGATTGTTAGGTactaagaaatttttttgtcaaatagATGCAGATATCCAAGAGCCCCTTGATTGACTAAATGCTATTATTTCTCTTAAAGTGTGCGCCCTACATCTCAGAATGGTTTAGTTTCAAATGGAGAGACCTCACACTCAAAGTCCACATTTACAACTATTGATGATGTGCTAAAGGGTTTAGTCGAGTGGTTGTGTTCTCAGGTTAGAATATTTACTTCATATTAAATGTCAATTTGGTTATATTCACCGATATAGATGAGCTGTTTCTTGTTTCTTCATTATGTGTAAACTGATTGTAGAAATTGTTATTTGTAACAGTTGTGTTTAAATGAAGATCATGTCTAggctatatttttattaattctcaACTGATTTaagaatatatttttcttcttgcttcCATTTTAGACATCACGAAAATATGTTGTTTTGCAGCTTAAAAGTCCGTCTCATCCCAGTTGTGCTGTCCCAACTGCTATCAATTGCCTTGCCACTTTGTTGAGGGAAACGTCTGTTAGAGCTTCATTTGTGCAGGCAGATGGAGTAAAATTACTAATTCCTTTGATTTCTCCAGCATCCACTCAGCAATCTATCCAGGTAATGCAATTTTGTTATCTTTATGGTTGCCAATCAATTTATTCTCATGATACATATCCTTCTTTCTGGTTTTGATAAATGGAGGATAATATCAAGTTAGCATGCCTCAGCATCTGTGTATACATTATACTGCCCTAAAACCTAATTTGCTCAAATTCCTCTTATGTTTTGTTGGTTACGtccaactaaataaaaatatttcatgattATGTATGCTCCAATAGTGTCCAAACTAATCGTTCCTGTACGATAGTTTTTGAGACCAATATTGACAATGTCTATGCAGCTTCTTTATGAGACATGCCTCTGTGTTTGGCTTCTGTCCTATTATGATGCTGCAGTGGACTACCTGTCCACTACTAGGGTCCTGCCAAGACTTGTGGATGTTATAAAGGGATCTTCCAAAGAGAAGGTGGGAACTGTTTATTATTTAATCCATCACATCTACTTAATCTTTACTGCTCCATATGAAGATTCTGAATGTGTTTTATTATCGCAGGTTGTGAGAGTTGTCATATTGACCTTTCGGAATTTGCTCTCAAAGGGGGCCTTCGGAGCTCAGATGGTTGATCTTGGATTGCCCCAATTAGTACAGAGTTTAAAGGCACAGACCTGGAGTGATGAGGTGGGTTCTGATGTTCTTCCGTTTTATGTCTAATGGAAACCATAGCAAACATTTATGAAGTTAACCTTATGGACATCTTTAGAAGTTGAGctatttttttggttagaaGATTGAAAGtcatgcatatatttatatatgctatTCTGCGCCATGCAAACTTGTCCAAAAGTATCCTTAATTGGCTTTGAATGGTCTATAGGATTTGTTGGATGCACTGAATCAGCTAGAGGAAGGGCTTAAAGATAATATCAAAAGGTTGAGTTCATTTGATAAATATAAGCAGGAAGTTCTTCTAGGCCATCTTGATTGGTCCCCCATGCACAAGGATCCAAATTTCTGGCGTGAAAACATCACAcattttgaagaaaatgattTCCAGGTACAATTTggcaattttcatttatttatagtCATGTCAAATGTGTCAGATTATAAGTATGCTTAATTCAAATCACTCTCCTATATGTGTttagaaaaattgaaataagaaTTTGCTTGGATATTGCTTTATAAATAGTCTGATAGCTGTTATATTCCCAGAGAATTTGTAAATATGTCCACACAAACACCTGCACCCATGCACCACATGAGCATGAATAATGATCCCTGTGATGGGTTACTTTGGGGTTTTAGGGAAGTCAACTTCAATCAAACCACTCAGTTTCTGATGTAGTATATTGCTGTGGGACTATCATGATTAGTTTCCAAACCCAAGCCTGTGTGACATACCTGACTGCATTGAAGGAGAATATTAGGTTTTCACTAGGTTGACATTTATGGACCATCTATCCTCATGTGACCAATGTTATTAGCCGAGAACATCTCTAATACAATGCTTAGCTTTAGGTTCTCTGCCTAAGTCTTTAGGCCAACTGACCTTACCAAAAGAAACTCAAACGCTTGGGCTGACCAACTTAGCTGATATTTGTTCTCTTGATTTCATGCGAGTATCAATTGTGGTTGAACTGTAAGCTGAAATTTGATTTTAGGTTTGTTTTGCTATCCTCTTCATTTCATTCTGAGTGTCCCATTGATCCATTTGGGAAATAGCAAAAGAAGCAAATTGTGTAacacagaattttttttttcatttgtttcacAGATCCTGCGTGTGCTCATCACAATCCTAGATACATCAAATGATCCAACCGCACTTGCTGTTGCTTGTCATGATATTTCTCAGTTCATTCAGTACCACCCATCTGGGAGGATCATTCTATCTGACCTGAAGACAAAGGAACGGGTGATGAAACTAATGAATCATGAGAATGCCGAGGTGACCAAGAATGCCCTTCTTTGTGTTCAGAGGCTTTTCCTCGGCACCAAGTATGCTAGCTTTCTTCAGACTTAATGCTCGCCGGCCACCGCCCATACACAAACATTTTGCCGTTGTGGTTTCAGACATTGTAGTCTGAAAGTCTTGAAGCTGTCTGTTGTGTCATTATTTGCGAGTAATtctccaaacaacaaaaatatcagaGTTTTATTTCCATCTGAGCTATTTATATATGTGCAGAATAAGAGTATGCTTTCTTTCGCACTGAAATAAGCTGATATGATTCAATTATTATTGTTGCTTATTTCAACTCTTGATGAATGCATTTTGCTGCGAAAATTTtccccttttttatttaaactccTGCGGTTATTTTACAAGCATAAACATGCACCATCATTCAACATAATTTTCAGAAAGAAACATTACACCGTCATTCAACATAATTTTCAGAAAGAAGCATGCAATCAAGCAGTTTACATAACACCGTTGGTAAATTTTACAATATGATGGATGGCATATCAGAGTGAAAATATTCCAAATATATTGGAACAAAATATCTGATTTTTCAATATATGAAATTGCTATACAAAATTATTCTATCTGCTAAGATTTCAAAACAATTCATTGCCGGGTctttacataaaatttattcattctaACATGTGGAATTCCCCTTCCACCCTTTTACACATGAAGAGAAGCAAAAGCTGCAACAAGCTCATGAGTTCAACTGGAATTCACTGCAAGACAATATATTACATTTCCCTTAAAGGAAAAATTTTACAAGAAAATTGAATTTCTGATAAGCAGAGAAAGATATTATCTACTGCGGTGATAAGATTGCCAGTGTAAATCTCCCTACAGTAAAAGCAGACATTCACATAGGAGAATACACAGTCGTACTACTCCATAGACAAATGGTTCCAAATGGTTCTATGGACCCATCCACAAAATCTCCTGTCCCGTCCGTTGTGCTCAGATACTAAGCCAGTCAGTCGTCTACA
Proteins encoded in this region:
- the LOC120270679 gene encoding probable V-type proton ATPase subunit H yields the protein MDRAELTTEQVLKRDIPWETYMSTKLITGTGLQLLRRYDKRPESQRAALLDEDGPAYVRVFVSILRNISKEETIEYVLGLIDEMLTANPKRARLFHDKSLSNEDNYEPFLRLLWKSNWFIQEKSCKILSLIVSVRPTSQNGLVSNGETSHSKSTFTTIDDVLKGLVEWLCSQLKSPSHPSCAVPTAINCLATLLRETSVRASFVQADGVKLLIPLISPASTQQSIQLLYETCLCVWLLSYYDAAVDYLSTTRVLPRLVDVIKGSSKEKVVRVVILTFRNLLSKGAFGAQMVDLGLPQLVQSLKAQTWSDEDLLDALNQLEEGLKDNIKRLSSFDKYKQEVLLGHLDWSPMHKDPNFWRENITHFEENDFQILRVLITILDTSNDPTALAVACHDISQFIQYHPSGRIILSDLKTKERVMKLMNHENAEVTKNALLCVQRLFLGTKYASFLQT